The Cervus canadensis isolate Bull #8, Minnesota chromosome 9, ASM1932006v1, whole genome shotgun sequence genome contains a region encoding:
- the RNF6 gene encoding E3 ubiquitin-protein ligase RNF6, translating to MNRSRSQSDDGGEETSSQDQHHQENERRWQQERLHREEAYYQFINNLNDEDYRLMRDHNLLGTPGEITSEELQQRLDGVKEQIASQPDLRNGTNARGSGIPRENSNEDSLLEWLNTFLRTGNATRSGQNGNQTWRAVSRTNPHSGEFRFSLEIHINHENRGFEMDGEDSAGMPFSDVSQDQAADGPQRPSSPVARRTRSQAAGNLSRGARIPRMRLGSGGQSSAEGSLSPLGRLRNGIGGASVSPGPGVPLTHLSTPSGGSELRQREGQRFGAAHVWENGTRTNVTVRNTNQRLEPIRLRSTFRSRSRSPIQRPSGTVYHNSQRESRPSQQSTRRSVRRRGVTRVFLEQDPEGRGAASSFFSNSRLVSRITVEEEEEEELSRLPAAVRRHPTITLDLQVRRIRPGESSDRDSIANRTRSRVGLAENRISLERNSGGFHRSISRQERSGMRTYVSTITVPLRRVAEHELVEPSSAALRSILRQIMTGFGELSSLMEAESESEAQSDGPYGPALRSDAGSPGGATGPLLGGAPWGRLARVELTPPHTLASDPMAGRAARSSGNLVETGTLPILRLAHFFLLNEGDDDDPTRGLTKEQIDNLSTRNYEHSGADGEPGKACSVCISDYVAGNKLRQLPCMHEFHIHCIDRWLSENCTCPVCRQPVLGSGLANSG from the exons ATGAATCGATCTAGATCTCAATCAGATGATGGTGGTGAAGAAACCTCATCCCAAGACCAGCATcaccaagaaaatgagagaaggtGGCAGCAAGAGCGTCTTCACAGAGAAGAAGCCTATTACCAGTTTATCAACAATCTCAATGATGAAGATTACCGGCTGATGAGAGACCATAATCTTTTAGGCACTCCTG gaGAAATAACATCAGAAGAATTACAACAGCGGTTAGATGGTGTCAAGGAACAAATAGCATCTCAGCCTGACTTGAGAAATGGGACAAATGCCAGAG GCTCAGGAATCCCTCGAGAGAATTCGAATGAAGATTCTCTGCTGGAGTGGCTGAACACCTTTCTTCGCACAGGAAATGCAACTCGAAGTGGGCAGAATGGGAACCAGACCTGGAGAGCTGTGAGTCGAACCAACCCGCACAGTGGAGAGTTTCGGTTTAGTCTGGAAATCCACATCAACCACGAGAACAGAGGATTTGAAATGGATGGCGAAGACTCTGCGGGCATGCCCTTCTCAGATGTCAGCCAAGATCAGGCTGCAGATGGGCCCCAGAGACCAAGCAGTCCTGTGGCCAGGCGAACCAGGAGCCAGGCTGCAGGGAATCTAAGCCGCGGTGCCCGCATTCCCAGGATGCGCCTTGGCTCCGGGGGGCAGAGCTCAGCTGAAGGCTCTCTGTCTCCATTGGGAAGACTAAGAAATGGAATTGGGGGTGCATCTGTCAGTCCTGGACCTGGTGTTCCCCTCACTCATCTCAGCACCCCATCAGGTGGGAGTGAactcaggcagagggaagggcagcGGTTTGGAGCGGCCCATGTCTGGGAAAATGGGACCAGAACCAACGTCACAGTAAGGAATACAAACCAAAGACTAGAGCCCATAAGACTAAGGTCTACTTTCAGGAGTCGGAGCCGGTCGCCGATTCAGCGGCCCAGTGGCACAGTTTACCATAATTCACAAAGAGAGAGCCGGCCTTCCCAGCAGAGCACCAGGCGGTCTGTCAGGAGGAGAGGGGTAACCCGGGTCTTCCTGGAGCAGGACCCAGAAGGCAGAGGGGCCGCGTCCTCGTTCTTCTCCAACTCCAGGCTCGTGTCCAGAATCACggtggaagaggaagaggaggaggagctcAGCAGGCTGCCCGCGGCTGTGCGGCGACACCCGACCATCACCCTGGACCTGCAGGTGAGGAGGATTCGTCCCGGAGAGAGCAGCGACCGCGACAGCATCGCCAACAGGACTCGGTCTCGGGTAGGGCTGGCGGAGAACCGGATCTCCTTGGAGAGAAACAGCGGGGGCTTCCACCGCAGCATCTCACGCCAGGAGCGCTCGGGGATGCGCACCTACGTGAGCACCATCACCGTGCCGCTGCGCAGAGTGGCTGAGCACGAGCTCGTCGAGCCGTCCTCCGCGGCGCTGCGATCAATCCTAAGGCAGATTATGACTGGCTTTGGTGAGCTGAGTTCTCTCATGGAGGCCGAGTCAGAGTCAGAGGCGCAGAGTGATGGGCCGTACGGGCCGGCGCTGCGCTCAGACGCCGGTTCCCCCGGTGGGGCCACCGGCCCTCTCTTGGGAGGAGCCCCCTGGGGCCGACTGGCCCGCGTGGAGCTCACCCCGCCTCATACACTAGCCAGCGACCCCATGGCGGGCCGGGCTGCGCGGAGTTCAGGTAACTTAGTGGAGACGGGAACACTACCCATTCTTCGCCTCGCTCACTTCTTCCTGCTTAACGAGGGGGACGATGACGACCCTACGCGTGGTTTAACCAAAGAGCAGATCGACAATCTCTCCACCCGGAACTACGAGCACAGCGGTGCGGACGGCGAGCCGGGCAAGGCCTGCAGTGTGTGCATCAGCGACTACGTGGCCGGAAACAAGCTCAGGCAGTTACCCTGCATGCACGAGTTCCACATCCACTGCATCGACCGGTGGCTCTCCGAGAACTGCACCTGCCCCGTCTGCCGGCAACCTGTCTTAGGGTCCGGCCTAGCCAACAGTGGGTGA